In a genomic window of Variovorax paradoxus:
- a CDS encoding GntR family transcriptional regulator — translation MNKPRFTDIAQELKEGIASGRFPLGSLLPTELELRDHYGISRHTVRMALQELQDAGLVSRRKNVGTRVESTVARMGFQQSLASVEDLMQYGAAHLRLAPEIDTIASNAALSRLLGCEEGTRWLRISSLRMEEGPQGLPLGWTDIYVDTQYAALEALVRAAPDTLVSALLEQHYGLRVAEIVQQVRAVDASAAMARKLRIEPGSATLQILRRYLDAEGEVLVNSVATHPGERFFITTRLQRAKG, via the coding sequence ATGAACAAGCCGCGCTTCACCGACATCGCCCAGGAACTGAAGGAAGGCATCGCCTCGGGACGCTTCCCGCTGGGCTCGCTGCTGCCGACCGAACTCGAGCTGCGCGACCACTACGGGATCAGCCGCCACACGGTGCGCATGGCGCTGCAGGAGCTGCAGGACGCGGGTCTGGTGTCGCGGCGCAAGAACGTGGGCACGCGCGTCGAGTCGACGGTGGCGCGCATGGGCTTCCAGCAGTCGCTGGCCTCGGTGGAGGACCTGATGCAGTACGGCGCCGCCCACCTGCGCCTGGCGCCCGAGATCGACACCATCGCGAGCAATGCCGCGCTGTCGCGCCTGCTCGGTTGCGAGGAAGGCACGCGCTGGCTGCGCATCTCGAGCCTGCGCATGGAGGAAGGCCCGCAGGGCCTGCCGCTGGGCTGGACCGACATCTACGTCGACACGCAGTACGCGGCGCTCGAGGCGCTGGTGCGCGCCGCGCCCGACACGCTGGTCAGCGCGCTGCTCGAGCAGCACTACGGCCTGCGTGTGGCCGAGATCGTGCAGCAGGTGCGCGCGGTCGACGCCTCGGCGGCGATGGCGCGCAAGCTGCGCATCGAGCCCGGCAGCGCGACCTTGCAGATCCTGCGGCGCTATCTCGATGCAGAGGGCGAGGTGCTCGTGAACTCGGTCGCCACGCACCCGGGCGAGCGCTTCTTCATCACCACGCGCCTGCAACGCGCGAAGGGTTGA
- a CDS encoding metallophosphoesterase, whose amino-acid sequence MPTPKSSTHVRFAAVGDIHVQKDSAGSLRDFFAQAADEADALLLCGDLTDYGTAEEARVLAEELGGLSIPIVAVLGNHDFESGTPEVVNEALTRIGVRMLDGSACEIEGVGIAGVKGFAGGFGRASLGAWGEPAIKMFVQEALNEAMKLESALAKLRTRRRIAMLHYAPIVGTVQGEPSEIFAFLGSSRLEEPLLRYPIDAVFHGHAHRGTLEGRTINGTPVYNVAKPLLQRSRPDAPPFHLYEVPREPASEPELAAH is encoded by the coding sequence ATGCCTACCCCCAAATCATCCACCCACGTCCGTTTCGCCGCCGTCGGCGACATCCATGTGCAGAAGGACTCCGCGGGTTCGCTGCGCGATTTCTTTGCCCAGGCCGCCGACGAGGCCGACGCGCTGCTGCTGTGCGGCGACCTGACCGACTACGGCACGGCGGAAGAGGCGCGGGTGCTGGCCGAGGAGCTCGGCGGCCTCTCGATTCCCATCGTCGCCGTGCTGGGCAACCACGACTTCGAGTCGGGCACGCCCGAGGTGGTGAACGAGGCGCTGACGCGGATCGGCGTGCGCATGCTCGACGGCTCGGCCTGCGAGATCGAGGGCGTGGGCATCGCGGGCGTCAAGGGCTTCGCGGGCGGTTTCGGCCGCGCCTCGCTCGGCGCCTGGGGCGAGCCCGCGATCAAGATGTTCGTGCAGGAGGCGCTCAACGAGGCGATGAAGCTCGAGTCGGCGCTCGCCAAGCTGCGCACCCGGCGCCGCATCGCGATGCTGCATTACGCGCCGATCGTGGGCACGGTGCAGGGCGAGCCGAGCGAGATCTTCGCCTTTCTCGGCAGCAGCCGGCTCGAGGAGCCGCTGCTGCGCTACCCGATCGATGCCGTGTTCCACGGCCATGCGCACCGCGGCACGCTCGAGGGCCGCACCATCAACGGCACGCCGGTTTACAACGTCGCCAAGCCGCTGCTGCAGCGCAGCCGGCCCGATGCGCCGCCGTTCCATCTCTACGAAGTGCCGCGCGAGCCTGCCTCGGAACCCGAGCTGGCCGCGCACTGA
- a CDS encoding nucleotidyltransferase translates to MTPSTILAPSLEDEVEPRVADFYRRALRALDEAGIPFLVGGAFAQACYTGIRRSTKDLDLFIRREDYDRIAQVALAHGWRTEMTFPHWLGKVYDGQEFIDLIFNSGNGLMPVDARWFHDNCRADVLGVPVCVANVEDCLVSKAFIMERERYDGGDIAHLLQVNAQRLDWPGLLERFGAHWRVLLAHLTLFGYIYPAERDHVPSWVMTLLMSRLAGELLATAATGENVCAGTLLSREQFLHDIERLGYVDGRLTPASTMTPEDIAVWTEAIPARAEAQGGKPPG, encoded by the coding sequence ATGACGCCCTCCACCATCCTCGCGCCCTCGCTCGAAGACGAAGTCGAACCGCGGGTGGCCGATTTCTACCGGCGCGCTCTGCGCGCGCTCGACGAGGCCGGCATTCCGTTCCTCGTCGGCGGCGCCTTCGCGCAGGCCTGCTACACCGGCATCCGCCGCTCGACCAAGGACCTCGACCTCTTCATCCGCCGCGAGGACTACGATCGCATCGCGCAGGTCGCGCTCGCGCATGGATGGCGCACCGAGATGACCTTTCCGCACTGGCTCGGCAAGGTCTACGACGGCCAGGAGTTCATCGACCTGATCTTCAATTCGGGCAACGGCCTCATGCCGGTGGACGCGCGCTGGTTCCACGACAACTGCCGCGCCGACGTGCTCGGCGTTCCCGTCTGCGTCGCCAACGTGGAGGACTGCCTGGTGTCGAAGGCCTTCATCATGGAACGCGAGCGTTACGACGGCGGCGACATTGCCCACCTGCTGCAGGTCAACGCGCAGCGGCTCGACTGGCCCGGGCTGCTGGAGCGCTTCGGCGCGCACTGGCGCGTGCTGCTCGCGCACCTGACGCTGTTCGGCTACATCTATCCCGCCGAGCGCGACCACGTGCCGAGCTGGGTGATGACGTTGCTCATGAGCCGCCTCGCCGGCGAGCTGCTCGCAACGGCCGCCACGGGGGAGAACGTGTGCGCCGGCACCCTGCTCTCGCGCGAGCAGTTCCTGCACGACATCGAGCGGCTCGGCTATGTCGACGGACGCCTCACGCCCGCGAGCACGATGACGCCCGAGGACATCGCGGTGTGGACCGAGGCGATTCCCGCCCGGGCCGAGGCCCAGGGCGGGAAGCCACCTGGCTGA